The proteins below are encoded in one region of Pirellulales bacterium:
- a CDS encoding lysoplasmalogenase, whose amino-acid sequence MNTGDVSTHLAPLRTTFTVLGVAWAALLTVSLLQSCLSVPWWSQARLDLRAGSCLVLAIAAWCNAWTQRREATAHAALCVALGMSLGFYGDSHVGRRLGWTPFTDPLLGGIVLYGLGHLSYVAACWLLAQLRSPVRSVAWLRWLGAWQIMALGAWAAVALSTDRQTQLRIPTLAYTVLVAATPGAATALGRKDRAYNLLAAGAALFLVSDVLLAYQVFHDSFPGLDELTWLSYGPGEMLIVFGSRRGMLQSSTFRRPATAEASGG is encoded by the coding sequence TTGAACACGGGCGATGTCTCGACGCACCTTGCGCCTCTGCGGACGACGTTCACGGTGCTTGGAGTTGCGTGGGCCGCGCTTTTGACCGTGAGCCTGCTGCAAAGCTGCCTGTCGGTGCCCTGGTGGTCACAGGCCCGGCTTGATCTGCGCGCCGGCTCCTGCCTGGTGCTGGCGATCGCGGCGTGGTGCAACGCGTGGACGCAGCGGCGCGAGGCAACGGCCCATGCGGCCTTGTGCGTTGCCCTCGGTATGTCGCTAGGGTTCTATGGCGACTCGCATGTCGGCCGCCGGCTCGGCTGGACGCCGTTTACCGATCCGCTGCTTGGCGGCATCGTGTTGTATGGGCTGGGTCACCTGTCCTATGTAGCGGCCTGCTGGTTGCTCGCCCAACTGCGGTCGCCTGTGCGCAGCGTGGCCTGGCTTCGCTGGCTCGGGGCGTGGCAGATCATGGCCCTGGGCGCATGGGCCGCGGTTGCCTTGAGCACGGATCGGCAAACGCAACTGCGTATTCCCACCTTGGCCTATACCGTGCTCGTCGCCGCGACCCCGGGCGCGGCGACTGCGTTAGGGCGCAAAGATCGAGCATATAACCTGCTGGCCGCGGGCGCGGCGTTGTTTCTCGTCAGTGACGTACTGCTGGCATACCAGGTGTTTCACGACTCTTTTCCCGGTTTGGATGAGTTGACCTGGTTGAGCTACGGACCGGGTGAAATGCTGATCGTCTTTGGAAGCCGCCGGGGCATGTTGCAGAGTTCGACGTTCCGCAGGCCGGCGACTGCGGAGGCATCGGGCGGCTAA
- a CDS encoding HD domain-containing protein, producing the protein MQSIEKVRQRIAVEAARLLAAREETLVERAKLAAARRLYGKPLAANELPTNAEVRLQLRLLVLGSGAETGADRLAELRQGALRLMRLLRRFRPRLVHSALDGRFRHDSDIDLEAIADGPGPIVEALHGADLEATVLRHSFRRRLGTLVVPVVRIEQPHRARIVVFPPHLARRVVRPHDHQGTLRRANLQELEDIVDRAERVAVGDEGAVPAHGPRQHAGDRFELYAVLLAPLEHLQQDRRRHPEGDALYHSLQVFELARAERPYDEEFLLAALLHDVGKVIDPQEPIVAGVEALGESITERTRWLIEHQAEGRAWREGTLGHRSRRRLEAADDFEELVLLADFDRAGRKQGVQVMDVHDALDYLRQLDAGFTP; encoded by the coding sequence CGGTTGTACGGCAAGCCGCTTGCGGCCAACGAGCTGCCGACCAATGCCGAAGTGCGGCTGCAGTTGCGACTGCTGGTCCTGGGCAGCGGCGCGGAAACCGGGGCAGACCGGCTGGCCGAGCTGCGGCAAGGAGCCCTGCGGTTGATGCGGCTCTTACGCCGATTCCGTCCGCGACTGGTCCACAGCGCGCTGGACGGCCGCTTCCGGCACGATTCGGACATCGATCTCGAAGCGATTGCCGACGGGCCCGGTCCAATCGTCGAAGCGCTGCACGGCGCCGATCTCGAGGCGACGGTTCTGCGTCACAGTTTTCGCCGCCGGCTCGGCACGCTGGTCGTGCCGGTGGTGCGGATCGAACAACCGCACCGAGCGCGGATTGTCGTCTTCCCACCGCACCTGGCGCGTCGCGTGGTTCGGCCGCACGACCACCAGGGGACGCTGCGCCGGGCCAATCTGCAGGAACTCGAAGACATCGTCGACAGGGCCGAGCGCGTCGCCGTCGGCGACGAAGGCGCGGTGCCGGCGCACGGACCGCGTCAGCACGCGGGAGATCGGTTCGAACTCTACGCGGTGCTGCTCGCGCCGCTGGAACACTTGCAGCAAGATCGCCGGCGACACCCCGAAGGCGACGCGCTGTACCACAGCCTCCAGGTTTTCGAGCTGGCCCGCGCCGAGCGACCTTACGACGAAGAGTTCTTATTGGCGGCGCTGTTGCACGACGTGGGCAAGGTCATCGATCCGCAAGAGCCGATCGTCGCGGGAGTCGAGGCATTGGGCGAGTCGATCACCGAACGCACGCGTTGGCTGATCGAACATCAAGCCGAGGGCCGGGCCTGGCGCGAGGGCACCCTGGGGCATCGTTCACGTCGCCGGCTCGAAGCGGCCGACGACTTCGAAGAATTGGTCCTCCTGGCCGACTTCGACCGTGCCGGCCGCAAGCAAGGCGTGCAGGTCATGGACGTGCACGATGCCTTGGACTACTTGCGCCAGCTCGATGCGGGGTTCACCCCTTGA